A region of Bombilactobacillus folatiphilus DNA encodes the following proteins:
- a CDS encoding capsid assembly scaffolding protein Gp46 family protein: MAEENQENQEEQTKRYTDEEVNQIVQKRLAREKEESEKKQNEAIEKAKADVIEQVKKEAKMTADQKRDAEHDNL, translated from the coding sequence ATGGCTGAAGAAAATCAAGAGAATCAAGAAGAACAAACAAAACGATACACCGATGAAGAAGTAAATCAAATCGTTCAAAAGCGATTAGCGCGTGAAAAGGAGGAATCGGAGAAAAAACAAAATGAAGCTATTGAAAAAGCCAAGGCTGACGTTATTGAGCAGGTGAAAAAAGAAGCCAAGATGACAGCAGATCAAAAGCGAGATGCTGAACATGATAATTTGTAG
- a CDS encoding minor capsid protein: MTKDYWKQREKNWINSNIKQDQQFDKELEKYYNQALKDIQSQINQFYLNYAKAENLSLTDAMKQISNADIEKLAQEAAQMVPNKDFSDYANQQMRLYNATMRINRLEMIKSQIGQTLVEHGAQVEKSLKNKLSDSYLKEIERQAGIFGDYKNSDAKLKANAETVVNASYQNAQWSERLWNSMSALQATVGIDLTNALTQGLNPEKLQHDLMPMISDDIKNKTYVAQRLARTEMARVQDQAQMTSFNNYGVRYVKWIAEPSACRTCREIADADEGIYPIQDVPDIPIHPNCRCSKAGDARSEFEDYLARKRLNPQDLDDDKLGALNKYISFDSYPLNEALRKGDQLTSQQKQMMTNLDKALNKLPKFDGSYAQLNRSYKFQNPETMDSFLDSFKEQDIYEFKSYVSTSKGIYDSEDDVRMIILNSHSGSDLKGYNDAEQEVLFKRGTMFKILDMYFDETHKPIIVLEELK, encoded by the coding sequence ATGACCAAGGACTATTGGAAACAGCGTGAAAAAAATTGGATTAATTCTAATATCAAACAAGACCAACAGTTTGATAAAGAGTTAGAAAAATACTATAACCAAGCGCTTAAAGATATTCAAAGTCAGATTAATCAATTTTATTTGAATTATGCTAAAGCTGAAAACCTTAGTTTAACTGATGCTATGAAGCAGATTTCTAATGCTGATATTGAAAAGTTAGCTCAAGAAGCTGCGCAAATGGTACCTAACAAAGATTTCAGTGATTATGCTAATCAACAGATGAGGCTTTATAATGCCACTATGCGAATTAACCGTTTAGAGATGATTAAATCTCAAATTGGGCAAACGTTAGTTGAACATGGTGCTCAAGTTGAGAAATCACTCAAAAATAAGCTAAGCGATTCATATTTAAAAGAAATTGAACGCCAAGCTGGTATTTTTGGCGATTACAAGAATTCAGATGCCAAATTGAAAGCTAATGCTGAAACAGTAGTTAATGCTTCATATCAAAACGCTCAATGGTCCGAGAGATTATGGAATTCCATGAGTGCATTACAAGCTACTGTTGGAATTGATTTAACTAATGCACTGACACAAGGTTTGAATCCTGAGAAATTGCAACATGATTTAATGCCAATGATTAGTGATGACATTAAAAATAAAACATATGTCGCGCAACGGTTAGCACGAACTGAAATGGCACGCGTACAAGACCAAGCCCAGATGACTAGTTTTAATAACTATGGTGTTCGCTATGTAAAATGGATTGCTGAACCGAGTGCGTGTCGAACTTGTCGAGAGATAGCTGATGCAGATGAGGGTATTTATCCGATTCAAGATGTTCCAGATATTCCAATTCACCCCAATTGTCGGTGTTCTAAAGCTGGTGATGCACGGAGTGAGTTTGAAGACTATCTAGCAAGGAAGAGGCTCAATCCACAAGATTTGGATGATGATAAGTTAGGTGCATTGAATAAATATATTAGTTTTGATTCGTATCCGTTAAATGAGGCTTTGCGAAAAGGTGATCAATTAACCTCACAGCAGAAGCAAATGATGACTAATTTAGATAAAGCTTTGAATAAATTACCTAAATTTGATGGTAGCTATGCTCAATTAAATCGTTCATATAAATTTCAAAATCCCGAAACAATGGATTCATTTTTAGATAGTTTTAAAGAGCAAGATATCTATGAATTTAAATCTTATGTATCTACTAGTAAAGGAATTTATGATTCTGAAGATGATGTGAGAATGATTATTTTAAATTCACATTCGGGATCCGATTTAAAAGGTTATAATGATGCTGAACAAGAAGTGTTATTTAAACGTGGTACGATGTTTAAAATTTTAGATATGTATTTTGATGAAACTCATAAACCCATTATTGTATTGGAGGAATTGAAATGA
- a CDS encoding phage portal protein, whose translation MLTKGSIDYNGNYLFPKGQDLTQDDIKEFIEYHRANDVPVFKEKLDYYLAHPKNSNRIDDYHNHLVVNMSKYLVDTLNGFFVGIPPTIKIDGDSINQALQDWLNESDFTDELSEVSKQSSLYGKTYLLIYTNENSETKVTVVPPYSGFIIYDDSVAHEPLAFVQYTVGTDLSISGTVYLADRLIQFNNATVINEQSLLFQGVPAIEFYDNEERTGITDDVKTLIDSLNKTLSNKADDVDYFADAYLFLKGFQLDDGDQLAIKDSRLIQAIAQDSSADIDAKFLEKPNADTTQEHLIDRITNLIFQISMVANINDEVFGNATSGRSLEYKLLSMRNLTSNKERKFTKQLRKVFNLVTKTVSFGLNVENLGNKLEFHFVRNLPNNNSEEADTANKLNGIVSQETLLSTLSFVSDPKAELKKIADEQDEKVKRVVVNQQQFAGSDSEKSDNSDEDDEQ comes from the coding sequence ATGTTAACTAAAGGGTCAATTGACTATAACGGGAATTATTTATTTCCAAAGGGCCAAGATTTAACACAAGATGATATTAAAGAATTTATTGAGTATCATCGAGCAAATGACGTACCTGTGTTTAAAGAAAAGCTGGATTACTATTTAGCACATCCCAAGAATAGCAATCGAATTGATGATTACCATAACCATTTAGTTGTCAACATGAGTAAATACCTTGTTGATACACTGAATGGTTTTTTTGTAGGAATTCCGCCCACTATTAAGATTGATGGTGACTCAATTAACCAGGCATTGCAGGATTGGTTGAATGAATCAGATTTTACAGACGAATTGAGTGAAGTATCCAAGCAATCTTCCCTGTATGGCAAAACTTATTTATTGATTTATACAAATGAGAATTCAGAAACCAAAGTGACTGTGGTACCACCGTATTCAGGATTTATTATTTATGACGATTCGGTGGCTCATGAACCTTTAGCCTTTGTTCAATACACAGTTGGTACAGACTTGAGTATTAGTGGAACTGTTTATTTAGCGGATCGCTTAATTCAGTTTAATAATGCAACAGTAATTAATGAGCAATCATTATTATTTCAAGGGGTTCCAGCAATTGAGTTCTATGATAACGAAGAACGCACAGGAATTACGGATGATGTTAAGACACTAATTGATTCGCTAAACAAGACTTTGAGCAATAAAGCGGATGATGTTGATTATTTTGCGGATGCATATTTATTTCTCAAAGGATTTCAACTTGATGATGGAGACCAACTGGCTATCAAAGATAGCAGGTTGATTCAAGCGATTGCTCAAGATTCTAGTGCCGACATTGATGCTAAATTCTTAGAAAAGCCCAATGCGGATACTACTCAAGAGCATTTGATTGATCGAATAACTAATTTGATATTTCAGATTTCAATGGTAGCAAATATTAACGATGAGGTGTTTGGCAATGCTACCAGTGGTAGATCCTTAGAATATAAATTGCTTTCGATGCGAAACTTAACGTCGAATAAAGAACGTAAGTTTACTAAGCAATTACGGAAAGTGTTTAATTTGGTAACCAAAACCGTGAGCTTTGGGTTGAATGTTGAGAATTTAGGCAATAAGTTAGAGTTTCACTTTGTACGGAATTTGCCGAATAATAATTCGGAAGAAGCGGATACAGCTAACAAGTTGAATGGCATTGTAAGTCAAGAAACATTGCTATCAACGTTATCTTTTGTATCTGATCCAAAAGCGGAACTTAAAAAAATTGCTGATGAGCAAGATGAAAAAGTGAAACGCGTAGTGGTTAATCAACAACAGTTTGCAGGTTCAGATTCTGAAAAGTCTGATAATTCAGATGAAGATGATGAACAATGA
- a CDS encoding PBSX family phage terminase large subunit, translated as MPTINIKFPHPSHVFNRQVWEKLNDYEHFTEIWYGGASSGKSHGVVQKVVIKALKNWKYPRKILFTRKVGRSIKDSIFSDVLDCLKTFKLLDLCKVNKTDFTITLPNGGVFLFKGMDDPEKIKSIKGLSDVVMEEATEFNLEDYTQLTLRLREPKHKQRQIYLMFNPVSKLNWVYKQFFDGQLNDPDKVVVYQSTYTDNRFLDEDNREIIENLKNTNPAYYKIYALGDFATLDKLVFPSFETKRLNPNSDELKDLPSMFGLDFGYVNDPSAFIHVKVDVPNKVLYAIEEYTKKGLINSELAKVIKDLGYEKEVITADAAEKKSIEEMRRNGIYRIRPAKKGPDSIIQGISFLQQFKLVIDDRCVKMIEELENYTYQKDKKSGEYINKPIDSYNHVIDATRYAVEEINGKGSPKIKLSKNILF; from the coding sequence ATGCCAACGATTAATATTAAGTTCCCGCATCCTAGTCACGTATTCAATCGACAAGTTTGGGAGAAACTGAATGATTATGAACACTTTACGGAGATTTGGTATGGCGGAGCGTCCAGTGGTAAAAGTCATGGTGTAGTGCAAAAAGTCGTAATCAAGGCTTTAAAAAACTGGAAGTATCCACGCAAGATCTTGTTTACTCGCAAGGTTGGGCGGTCAATTAAGGATTCTATCTTCAGTGATGTGCTTGATTGTCTCAAAACATTTAAATTACTGGATTTATGTAAAGTTAATAAAACGGATTTCACGATTACACTGCCAAACGGCGGTGTTTTTTTATTCAAGGGCATGGATGATCCTGAAAAAATCAAGTCTATTAAAGGCTTAAGTGATGTGGTTATGGAAGAAGCCACGGAATTTAATTTGGAGGATTACACGCAGCTGACCTTGCGGCTTAGGGAACCTAAACACAAGCAGCGGCAGATTTATTTGATGTTTAATCCGGTATCCAAATTGAATTGGGTGTATAAACAGTTCTTTGATGGTCAATTGAACGATCCAGACAAGGTGGTTGTTTATCAATCAACATATACAGATAATCGTTTTTTAGACGAAGATAACCGTGAGATTATTGAGAATTTAAAAAATACGAATCCGGCTTATTATAAGATTTATGCGTTAGGTGACTTTGCCACGTTGGATAAACTGGTGTTTCCTAGTTTTGAAACTAAAAGATTGAATCCTAATTCAGATGAGTTAAAGGATTTGCCGTCAATGTTTGGCTTGGACTTTGGGTATGTCAATGACCCGAGTGCTTTTATTCATGTGAAAGTTGATGTACCGAATAAAGTTTTATATGCGATTGAAGAGTATACGAAAAAAGGTTTAATCAATAGTGAACTGGCGAAAGTCATTAAGGATTTAGGTTACGAAAAAGAAGTAATTACTGCCGATGCTGCTGAAAAGAAATCCATTGAAGAAATGCGCAGAAATGGAATCTATCGCATTCGACCAGCTAAAAAGGGTCCTGATTCCATTATTCAAGGTATTTCATTTTTACAGCAATTTAAATTAGTGATTGATGATCGTTGCGTGAAGATGATTGAAGAACTGGAAAATTACACTTATCAGAAAGATAAAAAATCAGGTGAATATATCAATAAGCCCATTGATAGTTATAACCACGTGATTGATGCCACGCGATATGCTGTGGAAGAAATCAATGGAAAAGGTTCACCAAAAATCAAGTTAAGTAAAAATATTTTATTTTAA
- a CDS encoding terminase small subunit, with protein MIGNENLKKPYIKAYIDKQQDLIHSSKIADAKEIQEFLTSVLRGDETETVATAKGLFSNVELSGKDRLKAAELLGKTKSMFTDRKQIDGDLNISIDSDGEYDAND; from the coding sequence GTGATTGGTAATGAAAACTTAAAAAAACCTTATATTAAAGCTTATATTGATAAACAACAAGATTTAATTCATTCTTCAAAAATTGCTGATGCAAAAGAAATTCAAGAGTTCTTAACTTCAGTTTTGCGCGGTGATGAGACGGAAACGGTGGCAACAGCCAAGGGATTGTTTTCAAATGTTGAGTTAAGTGGTAAGGATCGATTGAAAGCTGCTGAATTGCTCGGGAAAACGAAGTCAATGTTCACCGATCGCAAGCAAATTGATGGTGACTTGAATATTAGCATTGATAGTGATGGTGAATATGATGCCAACGATTAA
- a CDS encoding helix-turn-helix domain-containing protein produces MNINLDNPDIMSSSEAAEIWGKSESYVRISLRQSKDKWPKGTYRRFGKTIVVTTKGMEAVTGIKDPRKKK; encoded by the coding sequence TTGAACATAAATTTGGATAATCCGGATATTATGAGTTCCAGTGAAGCAGCTGAGATTTGGGGGAAAAGTGAATCTTACGTTAGAATATCATTACGACAATCCAAGGATAAATGGCCCAAGGGAACGTATAGACGCTTTGGTAAAACTATTGTGGTAACTACCAAAGGTATGGAAGCTGTGACTGGTATCAAAGACCCAAGAAAAAAGAAGTGA
- a CDS encoding type II toxin-antitoxin system HicB family antitoxin codes for MKKVVVYPVILHPEDVGYTVEIPDIQGGWTQGESMSDALTMAQDLIGLALEDDTEYPKATPLEDVQIGDKDIKTIVNVDMDEYHRQNPKTVRKNVSVPEYLVKLGKEKEINFSAVLTEALKAKLEV; via the coding sequence ATGAAAAAAGTAGTTGTCTATCCAGTTATTTTGCATCCAGAAGACGTTGGATACACGGTGGAGATTCCCGATATTCAAGGCGGTTGGACGCAAGGAGAATCAATGAGTGATGCTTTAACTATGGCCCAAGATTTAATTGGCTTGGCTTTGGAAGATGATACTGAATATCCTAAAGCGACTCCACTGGAGGATGTACAGATCGGCGACAAAGATATTAAAACGATTGTAAATGTTGATATGGACGAGTATCACCGCCAAAATCCAAAGACAGTTCGCAAGAACGTATCAGTTCCAGAGTATTTGGTCAAACTAGGCAAAGAAAAAGAGATTAACTTTTCAGCAGTATTAACCGAAGCATTGAAGGCTAAATTAGAAGTTTAA
- a CDS encoding type II toxin-antitoxin system HicA family toxin, whose amino-acid sequence MPMKPREMVKLLKQNGFIEKSQQGSHLKMYNPITNVTVFVPIHSKELKKGMEQGILKEAGLK is encoded by the coding sequence ATGCCAATGAAACCGAGAGAGATGGTTAAACTTCTCAAGCAAAACGGTTTTATTGAAAAGTCACAGCAGGGTTCCCATTTGAAAATGTATAATCCTATAACAAACGTGACCGTCTTTGTTCCAATTCATTCTAAAGAATTAAAGAAGGGTATGGAACAAGGTATTTTAAAAGAAGCAGGGCTGAAATAA